A genome region from Mercenaria mercenaria strain notata chromosome 11, MADL_Memer_1, whole genome shotgun sequence includes the following:
- the LOC123530774 gene encoding uncharacterized protein LOC123530774, whose protein sequence is MSVKEWGLTFTTSNNVSYPLDYTVYMESISFPPVNETRDTFVTIEPLQRHIDEDGNLNADLYFDEAGNFLGVLGLELDFPRYVKQEYGASTSFNHLHLVTGDNIVDNYYTWFENGTVELIGRYPGVIGIAGGIGALCENYEMSEYDFRVSFNEFYSAAFVNLLAHELGHNAGSWHDTSTRCPASDSYIMAPSLSPKLTTISSNYYKFSLCSAEYFASYLSRFTSEEIASCIYTEHPTKEEFLSTFCRGIEGFTYTPDAHCKLFFGANSYVCTEGSDLLANGYVHGKSCETYIEDLSFVPIFRCAMNNDCIDTPNKITHVFDGTKCSNNKPKGKKVCYEGKCQSKIKICKNKQQTSKKKSSGKR, encoded by the exons GAAACTAGAGACACTTTTGTCACAATAGAGCCACTGCAGAGACATATTGACGAGGATGGCAATTTAAATGCTGACTTATATTTCGACGAAGCTGGAAACTTCCTGGGCGTGCTCGGTCTGGAGCTAGATTTCCCACGTTACGTTAAACAGGAATATGGGGCATCAACAAGTTTTAATCATTTGCACCTTGTGACGGG AGATAACATTGTTGACAATTATTATACTTGGTTTGAAAATGGAACGGTGGAACTCATTGGCAGGTATCCTGGTGTAATTG GTATTGCCGGAGGAATTGGAGCATTATGTGAAAATTATGAGATGTCAGAATATGACTTTCGAGTTTCATTTAATGAATTTTATTCAGCGGCCTTTGTAAACCTCCTAGCACACGAGTTAGGACATAA tgCTGGATCCTGGCATGATACATCAACGCGGTGCCCAGCTAGCGACTCTTATATCATGGCCCCGTCTCTTTCTCCCAAGCTGACAACTATATCGTcgaattattataaattttctctTTGTTCTGCTGAATACTTCGCAAGCTACTTATCTAG atTCACTAGTGAAGAGATTGCAAGCTGCATTTACACTGAACATCCTACAAAGGAAGAGTTCCTTTCGACTTTCTGCCGGGGTATTGAAGGATTTACTTACACCCCAGACGCTCATTGCAAACTTTTCTTTGGAGCAAACAGTTACGTTTGTACGGAG GGAAGCGACTTGCTGGCGAACGGATATGTCCATGGTAAAAGCTGTGAAACATATATAGAAGACTTGAGCTTTGTACCAATATTCAGATGTGCAATGAATAATGATTGTATTGATACTCCAAATAAAATCACTCATGTATTTGATGGAACTAAGTGTTCGAATAAcaaaccaaaaggaaaaaag GTGTGCTACGAAGGTAAATGCCAATCGAAAATAAAGATATGCAAGAACAAGCAGCAGACGTCTAAGAAAAAAAGCAGCGGAAAGCGATAA